The following are encoded together in the Dickeya lacustris genome:
- the exuR gene encoding transcriptional regulator ExuR — protein MALTESRRLYQQLAAELKKRIEGGVYPVGDKLPAERNISEEMNVSRTVVREAIIMLEVEGYVEVRKGSGIHVISNQQRQLLAVNGSDADFLTAGPFELLQARQLIESNIAEFAATQVTRQDIVQLMDIQENARQEDRFRDSEWDLKFHVQVALATQNSAMATIVEKMWSQRIHNPYWRKLHEHIDDKSIESWCEDHDQILKALIRKDPYAAKLAMWQHLENTKQMLFRATTDDFEFNVDRYMFAENPVVHLEQLANNKS, from the coding sequence ATGGCACTGACAGAATCCAGACGGCTCTACCAGCAGTTAGCCGCAGAATTGAAAAAACGAATTGAGGGCGGCGTTTATCCGGTGGGTGATAAATTACCGGCTGAACGTAATATTTCCGAAGAGATGAATGTCAGCCGTACCGTGGTACGCGAAGCCATCATCATGCTGGAAGTGGAAGGTTATGTGGAGGTGCGCAAAGGGTCGGGCATCCATGTTATTTCCAACCAACAGCGCCAGTTGCTGGCCGTCAACGGCAGCGATGCCGACTTCCTGACCGCCGGGCCGTTTGAATTATTGCAGGCGCGCCAGTTGATAGAGAGCAATATCGCCGAATTCGCGGCGACGCAGGTGACGCGGCAAGACATCGTTCAATTGATGGACATTCAGGAAAATGCCCGTCAGGAAGACCGCTTTCGTGATTCTGAATGGGATCTGAAATTCCATGTCCAGGTTGCTCTGGCGACACAGAACTCGGCGATGGCCACCATCGTAGAAAAAATGTGGAGCCAGCGCATCCATAATCCTTACTGGCGTAAATTACATGAGCACATCGATGACAAGTCGATAGAGAGCTGGTGCGAAGACCATGACCAGATTCTGAAGGCGTTAATTCGTAAAGACCCTTACGCTGCCAAACTGGCAATGTGGCAACACCTGGAAAACACCAAGCAGATGCTGTTTCGCGCCACAACCGATGATTTCGAATTTAATGTTGACCGCTACATGTTTGCGGAAAATCCGGTGGTTCATCTCGAACAACTCGCCAATAATAAATCCTGA
- a CDS encoding DoxX family protein, with translation MKSFENALLMIARILLPILFIVAGYGKLGASYAATQQYMQAMGVPGALLPLTILLELGGGLAVLFGFLTRTTAIITAVFTLLTAFIFHSDFAQGANQLMFMKNLSIAGGYVLLFVTGPGAFSLDRLLNKKW, from the coding sequence ATGAAAAGTTTTGAAAATGCACTGTTGATGATTGCCCGTATCCTGTTACCGATCCTGTTCATCGTTGCCGGTTACGGCAAACTGGGCGCATCTTATGCGGCAACCCAGCAATATATGCAGGCAATGGGCGTTCCCGGTGCATTACTGCCGCTGACTATCTTGCTGGAACTGGGCGGTGGTCTGGCTGTGCTGTTTGGTTTCCTGACTCGTACCACTGCTATCATCACCGCCGTGTTTACCCTGTTAACGGCGTTTATTTTCCACAGTGACTTTGCTCAGGGCGCTAACCAGCTGATGTTCATGAAAAACTTGTCTATCGCGGGTGGTTATGTGCTGCTGTTTGTGACCGGGCCTGGCGCATTTAGCCTCGACCGCCTGCTGAATAAAAAGTGGTAA
- a CDS encoding DedA family protein: MDIMKELLYALWHQNFDVLADPKLVGLIYISLFLILFLENGLLPAAFLPGDSLLILVGVLITKGTMSYPLTIVLLTTAASLGCWASYLQGKWLGNTRTVQSWLSHLPSHYHQRAHQLFHRHGLSALLIGRFLAFIRTLLPTIAGLSGLDNTRFQFFNWMSGFLWVIILVSFGFGLGSSPLFLQYEDKLMSCLMLLPLVLLCIGLVGSLWVLWRKKHAAAGKGIK, from the coding sequence ATGGATATAATGAAAGAACTTTTGTATGCGCTCTGGCACCAAAACTTTGATGTCCTCGCCGATCCCAAACTGGTGGGCCTGATTTACATTTCTTTGTTTTTAATCCTGTTTCTTGAAAACGGCCTGCTGCCCGCCGCTTTTCTACCCGGCGACAGCCTGCTCATTCTGGTGGGGGTACTGATAACCAAAGGCACCATGAGTTATCCTCTGACTATCGTACTACTGACCACAGCCGCCAGCCTTGGCTGTTGGGCCAGTTACCTGCAAGGCAAGTGGCTTGGCAACACCCGTACGGTGCAAAGCTGGCTATCACACCTTCCCTCTCACTACCACCAGCGGGCACATCAGTTGTTCCATCGTCATGGTTTGTCGGCTCTTTTGATTGGCCGCTTTCTGGCGTTTATCCGTACGCTGCTCCCGACGATTGCCGGACTTTCCGGGCTCGACAATACGCGTTTTCAATTCTTCAATTGGATGAGCGGTTTTCTCTGGGTCATCATTCTGGTCTCCTTTGGCTTTGGGCTGGGCAGTTCGCCGCTGTTTCTGCAATACGAAGACAAACTGATGTCTTGCCTGATGCTGTTGCCGCTGGTGCTGCTGTGCATCGGCCTGGTAGGGTCGTTGTGGGTGCTATGGCGCAAAAAACACGCCGCAGCGGGAAAGGGAATAAAATAA
- a CDS encoding tagaturonate reductase, with protein MQTLNRRDFPGRRHPDRVIQFGEGNFLRAFVDWQLDLLNEHTALDAGIVIVRPIDTDFPPALDTQDGLYTTIIRGLNEQGEAVREPRLIRSVNREINVYRQFDEYLALAHDANIRFVFSNTTEAGISYHADDKLTDTPPASFPAKLTRLLFERFNHFNGAADKGWVLLPCELIDYNGDKLKELVLRYAAQWELPAAFTTWLNAHNTFCSTLVDRIVTGYPRAEVETLQQELGYQDSFLDTAEYFYLFVIQGPQWLANELHLNELDLNIRIVDDIKPYKERKVAILNGAHTALVPVAFLAGLDTVGESMNDAQVSQFVETTIANEIVPVLDLPHDELTSFAQAVLSRFRNPFIQHQLLSIALNGMTKFRTRILPQLLAYRESKGELPQRLTFALAALIAFYRGERNGEQYPLQDDAHWLERYATLWSGVAAGNTTLAQLVNTVLADAEHWEQDLTQVAGLAEQVTAQLQAIVDRGMRDALANYC; from the coding sequence ATGCAAACGCTGAATCGTCGTGATTTTCCTGGCCGTCGTCACCCTGACCGCGTCATCCAGTTTGGTGAAGGCAATTTCCTGCGCGCTTTTGTGGACTGGCAGTTAGATCTGCTGAATGAACATACCGCATTGGATGCCGGTATCGTTATTGTTCGCCCGATTGATACCGATTTCCCGCCTGCACTGGATACACAAGACGGGTTGTACACCACCATCATTCGTGGTCTGAATGAGCAGGGCGAAGCGGTGCGTGAGCCGCGCCTGATTCGCTCCGTTAACCGTGAAATCAATGTCTATCGCCAGTTTGACGAGTATCTGGCGCTGGCGCACGATGCCAATATTCGCTTTGTGTTTTCCAACACCACCGAAGCCGGTATTAGCTACCACGCCGATGACAAACTGACCGATACACCACCGGCCAGCTTCCCGGCGAAACTGACCCGCTTGCTGTTTGAGCGTTTCAACCATTTCAACGGCGCTGCCGATAAAGGCTGGGTATTGCTGCCGTGCGAGCTGATTGACTACAACGGCGACAAGCTCAAAGAGCTGGTACTGCGTTATGCCGCACAGTGGGAACTGCCTGCGGCATTCACCACCTGGCTGAACGCGCACAACACCTTCTGCTCGACGCTGGTTGACCGCATCGTAACCGGGTATCCGCGCGCCGAAGTCGAGACGCTGCAACAGGAATTGGGCTATCAGGACAGCTTCCTGGATACCGCCGAATACTTCTACCTGTTTGTGATTCAGGGGCCGCAGTGGTTGGCAAACGAGCTGCATCTCAACGAGTTGGATCTGAATATCCGCATCGTTGATGACATCAAACCGTATAAAGAGCGCAAAGTGGCGATTCTGAACGGTGCGCATACGGCGCTGGTGCCGGTGGCGTTTCTGGCCGGGCTGGATACGGTCGGCGAGTCAATGAATGACGCGCAGGTTAGCCAGTTTGTAGAAACCACCATTGCTAATGAAATCGTACCGGTGCTTGACTTGCCGCACGATGAACTGACGTCGTTTGCCCAGGCGGTATTAAGCCGTTTCAGAAACCCGTTCATTCAACATCAGTTGCTGTCGATTGCCCTTAACGGCATGACCAAATTCCGTACCCGCATCCTGCCGCAGTTACTGGCCTATCGCGAAAGCAAAGGCGAGCTGCCACAGCGCCTGACGTTTGCGCTGGCGGCGCTCATCGCGTTCTACCGTGGCGAGCGCAATGGTGAACAGTATCCATTACAGGATGATGCGCACTGGCTGGAGCGTTATGCCACGCTGTGGAGCGGCGTTGCGGCGGGTAACACCACGCTTGCGCAACTGGTGAACACCGTATTGGCGGATGCCGAACACTGGGAGCAGGACCTGACCCAGGTGGCGGGCTTGGCTGAACAGGTGACGGCACAATTGCAGGCTATCGTTGATCGCGGCATGCGTGATGCGCTGGCAAACTACTGCTAA
- a CDS encoding LysR family transcriptional regulator, protein MAKERALTLEALRVMDAIDRRGSFAAAADELGRVPSALSYTMQKLEDELDVVLFDRSGHRTKFTNVGRMLLERGRILLEAADKLTTDAEALARGWETHLTIVLEALVPIDRIFPLLDKLSLKANTQVSLLTEVLAGAWERLEQGKADIVIAPDMHFRSSSEINTRKLYTIKNVYVASPDHPIHDEPEPLSEVSRVKYRGIAIADTARERPVLTVQLLDKQPRLTVSSLDDKRRALLAGLGVATMPYDMVAKDIAEGRLRVVSPENILEGQIIMAWRRDSMGEAKAWFLREIPRIFNAS, encoded by the coding sequence ATGGCAAAGGAACGGGCATTAACACTGGAAGCATTACGCGTAATGGATGCGATTGACCGACGGGGAAGTTTTGCGGCAGCAGCGGATGAGCTGGGGCGTGTGCCTTCTGCGCTGAGTTATACCATGCAAAAGCTGGAAGATGAGCTGGACGTGGTGCTGTTTGACCGCTCAGGGCATCGTACGAAGTTTACCAACGTGGGGCGCATGCTGCTGGAGCGGGGACGCATCCTGCTGGAAGCCGCAGATAAATTGACAACGGATGCCGAAGCGCTGGCGAGAGGGTGGGAAACGCATCTGACCATCGTGCTGGAGGCGTTGGTTCCCATTGATCGTATTTTTCCGCTGCTCGATAAGTTGTCGCTGAAAGCCAATACGCAGGTGTCTTTATTGACGGAAGTGCTGGCGGGTGCCTGGGAGCGGCTGGAGCAGGGGAAAGCGGATATCGTGATTGCCCCGGATATGCATTTTCGATCGTCATCTGAAATTAATACCCGCAAGCTTTACACTATCAAAAACGTTTATGTCGCAAGCCCGGATCATCCCATTCATGACGAGCCCGAACCCTTATCAGAAGTGAGCCGTGTTAAATATCGCGGCATTGCAATTGCTGACACCGCGCGCGAACGGCCTGTGCTTACTGTGCAGCTACTCGACAAGCAGCCACGGCTTACCGTCAGCTCGCTGGATGATAAACGCCGGGCGTTGTTGGCCGGGCTCGGTGTAGCCACTATGCCTTATGATATGGTGGCTAAGGATATTGCTGAAGGCCGGTTACGGGTGGTCAGCCCGGAAAATATTCTGGAAGGGCAGATAATCATGGCCTGGCGACGTGACAGTATGGGTGAAGCTAAAGCCTGGTTCTTGCGCGAAATCCCCCGCATTTTTAACGCATCATGA
- the zur gene encoding zinc uptake transcriptional repressor Zur produces MDPTNLDTLLAQAEQLCQQRHVRLTPQRQEVLRLMALQHGAISAYDLLDLLRLSEPQAKPPTVYRALDFLLEQGFIHKVESTNSYVLCHHFEEHSHTSALFICDRCGQVTERQTQGIEETLQQLARQSGFALRHSVVEAHGLCGECQKVESCEHRDSCSHDHSIVVKKR; encoded by the coding sequence ATGGATCCAACCAATCTGGACACTCTCCTTGCCCAGGCTGAACAGCTTTGCCAGCAACGTCATGTGCGCCTGACCCCACAGCGGCAGGAAGTGCTGCGTTTAATGGCACTGCAACATGGTGCCATCAGTGCGTATGATTTACTGGATCTACTGCGTCTGTCAGAGCCACAAGCTAAACCCCCCACCGTTTACCGCGCACTGGATTTTCTTCTGGAACAAGGTTTTATCCACAAAGTCGAATCGACAAATAGCTATGTTCTTTGTCATCACTTTGAAGAGCATAGCCACACTTCGGCGCTGTTTATCTGTGACCGCTGTGGCCAAGTCACTGAGCGTCAAACGCAAGGTATTGAAGAAACATTGCAGCAACTAGCCAGACAGTCAGGATTTGCGTTGCGTCATAGCGTGGTGGAAGCACACGGTTTATGCGGCGAGTGTCAGAAAGTGGAGTCTTGTGAACATCGGGATAGTTGCAGCCATGACCACAGCATTGTGGTAAAAAAACGCTGA
- a CDS encoding pirin family protein — translation MIISRAAKQCGQADYGWLQARYTFSFGHYFDPDLLGFASLRVLNQEVLAPGAAFQPRTYPRVDVLNILLQGEAEYRDSNGNHIRAKAGDALLLATQPHVSYSEHNLSENTALTRLQLWLDACPMRENQCVQRATLTDAPYQLLAAPEETESGLHLRQQVWIHHLNLAAQTQHTLTLHGSRAYLQSIYGTVHIQGNGETAHTSTPEKPCSNLLHCGDGAFVKQENSLTLKAETATRLLLIDLAA, via the coding sequence ATGATCATCAGTAGAGCAGCGAAACAATGCGGTCAGGCAGACTACGGCTGGCTACAGGCACGCTATACCTTTTCTTTCGGTCATTATTTCGATCCTGATTTATTGGGGTTTGCCTCGCTACGCGTCCTGAATCAGGAAGTGCTGGCTCCAGGAGCGGCTTTTCAACCAAGGACTTACCCGCGAGTGGATGTGCTGAATATCTTGCTGCAAGGGGAGGCCGAATACCGTGACAGTAATGGCAACCATATCAGAGCGAAAGCCGGTGACGCCTTACTGCTTGCCACGCAGCCTCATGTCAGCTACAGCGAGCACAATCTCAGTGAAAATACCGCGTTAACGCGACTGCAATTATGGCTGGATGCCTGCCCCATGCGGGAAAATCAGTGCGTACAACGCGCCACTCTAACGGATGCGCCTTACCAGTTGCTGGCCGCACCGGAAGAAACGGAGTCCGGTCTTCATCTGCGTCAGCAGGTATGGATACATCATCTGAATCTGGCAGCACAGACGCAGCACACACTGACGCTACATGGCAGCCGTGCTTACCTGCAATCTATCTACGGCACGGTGCATATTCAGGGAAATGGTGAAACAGCCCACACCTCTACGCCTGAGAAACCCTGTTCAAACTTGCTTCATTGCGGCGATGGCGCATTTGTGAAGCAGGAAAATAGCCTGACGCTCAAGGCTGAAACCGCGACCCGGTTATTGTTGATAGACCTCGCCGCCTGA
- the lexA gene encoding transcriptional repressor LexA, with protein sequence MKTLTTRQQQVYDLIRDHISQSGMPPTRAEIASQLGFRSPNAAEEHLKALARKGVIEIVTGASRGIRLLMEEEDLGLPLIGRVAAGEPLLAQQHIECHYQVDPAMFKPSADFLLRVSGMSMKDIGILDGDLLAVHKTQDVHNGQVVVARIDDEVTVKRLKKQGNVVQLLAENKEFSPIVVDLREQAFSIEGLAVGVIRNSNWG encoded by the coding sequence ATGAAAACATTAACTACCAGGCAACAGCAGGTTTATGACCTGATTCGCGATCATATCTCTCAAAGTGGTATGCCGCCGACCCGGGCGGAGATTGCCAGTCAGCTTGGTTTTCGTTCGCCGAATGCGGCTGAAGAGCATCTTAAAGCATTGGCGCGTAAAGGCGTGATTGAGATTGTCACCGGGGCTTCCCGTGGTATCCGTCTACTGATGGAAGAGGAAGATCTGGGGTTGCCGCTGATTGGCCGCGTGGCTGCCGGTGAGCCGCTGTTAGCGCAACAGCATATTGAGTGCCACTATCAGGTTGACCCCGCCATGTTTAAACCCAGTGCGGATTTTTTGCTGCGTGTCAGCGGTATGTCAATGAAAGACATAGGCATCCTGGATGGAGACCTACTGGCGGTACATAAAACACAAGATGTGCACAATGGGCAGGTTGTGGTGGCGCGCATTGATGATGAAGTGACAGTTAAGCGCCTGAAAAAACAGGGTAACGTGGTGCAGTTGCTGGCGGAAAACAAAGAGTTTTCACCTATTGTGGTTGATTTACGCGAGCAGGCGTTCTCCATTGAAGGGCTGGCTGTCGGGGTCATCCGTAATAGTAACTGGGGGTAA
- a CDS encoding glutathione S-transferase family protein — MGLLVDGVWHDTWYETQSSGGHFRRPQTFFRHWVTRDGEPGPTGSGGFKAEPGRYHLYVSLACPWAHRTLLLRKLKGLEQHIGVCVVHPLMLNQGWTFANDFPHTTGDTLYQHEYLYQLYLQAKADYSGRVTVPVLWDTHQHTIVSNESADIIRMFNSAFDECGAAPGDYYPPALTTQINELNAWIYHQFNNGVYKAGFATSQQAYDDAVSQVFQALDRLETLLGEHRYLTGDSLTEADIRLWTTLIRFDPVYHTHFKCDKRRLTDYPHLYGYLREIYQMPGIADTVDMDNIRHHYYRSHATLNPQGIISVGPEIDLTAPHGRDKRG; from the coding sequence ATGGGATTGTTAGTTGACGGCGTATGGCATGATACCTGGTACGAAACCCAATCGTCAGGCGGCCATTTCAGGCGGCCACAGACATTTTTTCGCCACTGGGTCACACGCGATGGCGAACCCGGCCCGACGGGCAGTGGCGGCTTTAAGGCCGAACCCGGCCGTTATCACCTCTACGTCTCATTGGCGTGCCCCTGGGCGCATCGCACATTATTGCTGCGAAAACTCAAAGGGCTGGAGCAGCACATCGGCGTCTGTGTTGTACATCCCTTGATGCTTAATCAAGGCTGGACTTTTGCAAACGACTTTCCACACACCACCGGCGATACGCTCTACCAGCACGAATATCTTTATCAGTTGTACTTGCAGGCCAAAGCCGATTACAGCGGACGCGTTACCGTCCCCGTACTGTGGGATACCCACCAGCACACCATTGTCAGCAACGAATCCGCCGATATTATCCGCATGTTTAACAGCGCGTTTGATGAATGTGGCGCCGCCCCTGGCGACTATTACCCGCCCGCGCTGACCACACAGATAAATGAACTCAACGCCTGGATTTACCACCAGTTCAACAACGGGGTGTATAAAGCAGGTTTTGCCACCAGCCAGCAGGCGTATGACGACGCGGTCAGCCAGGTATTTCAGGCGCTCGATCGCCTTGAGACATTGCTTGGTGAACATCGCTATCTGACCGGAGATAGCTTAACTGAAGCGGACATCCGACTGTGGACGACGTTGATCCGTTTTGATCCTGTCTACCACACGCACTTCAAATGTGATAAACGCCGCCTCACTGACTACCCTCATCTCTACGGCTATCTGCGTGAGATTTATCAAATGCCAGGCATCGCGGATACCGTCGATATGGATAACATTCGCCATCATTACTATCGCAGCCATGCCACGCTCAACCCACAGGGTATTATCTCCGTCGGGCCAGAGATTGATTTAACTGCGCCGCATGGCCGCGACAAGCGCGGCTAA
- the mzrA gene encoding EnvZ/OmpR regulon moderator MzrA, producing the protein MPFARMLRPLWRLLVLLLPLAALLTTSSQHLPDEVMLHITARHQGTPLPDGFYIYQRLNEHGIAIKSITPEHDSIIVRLSSPEQSGAAREVLRIALPQALVIAQRINPALPEGQS; encoded by the coding sequence ATGCCCTTTGCCCGGATGCTACGACCACTCTGGCGGTTGCTGGTGTTGTTACTGCCGCTGGCGGCCCTGCTCACCACCTCTTCACAGCATTTGCCCGACGAAGTGATGCTACACATCACGGCTCGTCATCAGGGAACGCCGCTGCCGGATGGCTTCTACATTTATCAGCGGCTCAACGAGCACGGCATCGCGATTAAAAGCATTACGCCGGAGCATGACAGCATTATTGTACGTCTCTCGTCACCCGAGCAAAGCGGCGCAGCGCGGGAAGTATTGCGCATAGCGCTGCCGCAGGCTCTGGTGATTGCACAGCGAATCAATCCCGCCTTACCGGAAGGCCAAAGCTAG
- a CDS encoding MFS transporter — MHKIKGLRWYMIGLVTVGTVLGYLTRNAIAAAAPTLQEQLHISTQQYSYIIAAYSACYTVMQPVAGYVLDLLGTKVGYAMFAVLWAVFCAATALANSWGGLAIARGAVGMAEAAMIPAGLKATSEWFPAKERSVAVGYFNVGSSIGGMLAPPLVVWAIMAHSWQMAFVITGVLSLMWAIGWLYFYKHPKDQKKLSNEERDYILNGQEAHHQVGNAKKMSALQILRNRQFWGIALPRFLAEPAWGTFNAWIPLFMFKAYGFNLKEIAMFAWMPMLFADLGCIVGGYLPMLFQKHFKVNLIVSRKMVVTMGALLMIGPGTIGLFTSPYVAIALLCVGGFAHQSLSGALITLSSDVFGRNEVATANGLTGMAAWTASTLFALVVGALADTIGFSPLFAVLAVFDVLGAIVIWTVLKNHSANDEDSKHEEMKTVQQH, encoded by the coding sequence ATGCACAAGATCAAAGGCTTGCGCTGGTACATGATAGGTCTTGTGACCGTCGGTACCGTTCTGGGCTACCTGACGCGTAACGCAATCGCTGCCGCCGCGCCCACATTGCAAGAGCAGCTTCATATCAGCACTCAGCAGTATTCCTACATCATTGCGGCCTACTCCGCCTGTTACACGGTGATGCAGCCGGTAGCCGGTTACGTGCTGGATTTACTTGGCACCAAAGTGGGTTATGCCATGTTCGCCGTGTTGTGGGCTGTCTTCTGTGCCGCCACCGCGCTGGCGAACAGTTGGGGTGGCCTTGCTATCGCGCGTGGTGCGGTAGGGATGGCGGAAGCCGCGATGATCCCGGCCGGCCTGAAAGCCACCAGCGAATGGTTCCCAGCCAAAGAGCGTTCTGTCGCCGTGGGTTACTTCAACGTCGGTTCCTCTATCGGTGGTATGTTGGCTCCGCCGCTGGTGGTGTGGGCGATTATGGCGCACAGCTGGCAGATGGCCTTTGTTATCACTGGCGTACTGAGCCTGATGTGGGCAATCGGCTGGTTATATTTCTATAAACACCCGAAAGATCAGAAAAAACTGAGCAACGAAGAGCGTGACTACATTCTGAACGGCCAGGAAGCGCATCATCAGGTCGGCAATGCCAAGAAAATGTCTGCCTTACAGATCCTGCGTAACCGCCAGTTCTGGGGCATCGCGCTGCCGCGTTTTCTGGCAGAACCCGCCTGGGGCACATTTAATGCGTGGATCCCGCTGTTCATGTTTAAGGCATATGGCTTTAACCTGAAAGAAATCGCCATGTTCGCCTGGATGCCGATGCTGTTCGCTGACCTGGGCTGTATTGTCGGTGGTTATTTACCGATGCTGTTCCAGAAACACTTTAAAGTGAACCTGATTGTGTCGCGTAAAATGGTCGTCACCATGGGTGCGCTGCTGATGATTGGGCCGGGGACTATCGGCCTGTTCACCAGCCCTTATGTGGCTATCGCTCTGCTGTGTGTTGGTGGCTTCGCCCATCAGTCGCTGTCTGGCGCACTGATTACGCTCTCCTCTGACGTATTTGGTCGTAACGAAGTGGCAACGGCGAATGGCCTGACCGGTATGGCCGCCTGGACAGCGAGTACGCTGTTTGCGCTGGTTGTTGGTGCGCTGGCTGATACCATCGGCTTTAGCCCGCTGTTTGCGGTACTGGCTGTATTTGACGTACTGGGTGCTATCGTTATCTGGACGGTGCTGAAAAACCACTCCGCCAACGACGAAGACAGCAAACACGAAGAAATGAAAACCGTGCAGCAGCACTAA
- a CDS encoding diacylglycerol kinase: protein MNKTTGMTRIVKAAGYSLQGLKQAWQHEAAFRQESVLLLAAVIVAGLLPVSTLERLLLVGSVVLIVLFELVNSAIEAVVDRVGLEYHELSGRAKDIGSAAVLVACLFAAVVWVSLLWSRFA, encoded by the coding sequence ATGAATAAGACAACAGGAATGACTCGCATTGTCAAAGCTGCCGGGTATTCCCTGCAAGGTCTGAAGCAGGCGTGGCAGCATGAAGCCGCATTTCGTCAGGAGTCTGTATTGTTGCTGGCGGCGGTGATTGTCGCAGGGCTATTGCCCGTTTCCACGCTGGAGCGGTTGTTGTTGGTAGGGTCTGTGGTGTTGATCGTGCTGTTTGAGCTGGTGAACAGTGCGATTGAAGCGGTGGTCGATCGCGTCGGCCTCGAGTATCACGAGTTATCCGGGCGGGCAAAAGACATCGGTTCTGCTGCGGTTTTGGTCGCTTGCTTATTCGCTGCGGTGGTTTGGGTGTCGCTATTATGGAGCCGTTTTGCGTAA
- the uxaC gene encoding glucuronate isomerase, translated as MPQFLSEDFLLDTEFARRLYHDFAADQPIFDYHCHLPPAQIAENYRFKNLYDIWLKGDHYKWRAMRTNGVPERFCTGDASDWEKFEAWAATVPHTIGNPLYHWTHLELRRPFGITGTVLSPSTAKEIWDRTNALLERDEFSARGIMQQMNVKMVGTTDDPIDSLEHHKAVAQDKTFSIKVLPSWRPDKAFNIELDSFNDYMAKLGEVADTDIRRFSDLQTALAKRLDHFAAHGCKVSDHALDVVLFAEADESTLDSILARRLSGESLSELEVAQFKTAVLVWLGAEYARRGWVQQYHIGALRNNNLRQFKLLGPDVGFDSINDRPMAQELSRLLSKQNEENLLPKTILYCLNPRDNEVLGTMIGNFQGEGMPGKMQFGSGWWFNDQKDGMQRQMTQLAQLGLLSRFVGMLTDSRSFLSYTRHEYFRRILCQMIGRWVADGEAPADLPLLGEMVKNICFGNAKNYFGIEL; from the coding sequence ATGCCCCAGTTTTTAAGTGAAGATTTCTTGTTGGATACTGAATTCGCTCGTCGTCTGTATCATGATTTTGCTGCGGATCAGCCGATTTTTGACTACCACTGCCATTTGCCCCCTGCGCAGATCGCTGAAAATTATCGCTTCAAAAATTTGTATGACATCTGGCTGAAGGGCGATCACTACAAGTGGCGTGCCATGCGTACCAATGGTGTACCAGAGCGTTTCTGTACCGGCGACGCCAGCGACTGGGAGAAATTTGAAGCCTGGGCCGCCACGGTGCCACATACCATCGGAAACCCGCTGTATCACTGGACACATCTGGAGCTGCGCCGTCCATTCGGCATTACCGGCACGGTGCTGTCGCCGTCTACCGCCAAAGAGATTTGGGATCGCACCAATGCCTTGCTGGAGCGTGATGAATTTTCCGCTCGCGGCATCATGCAGCAGATGAATGTAAAAATGGTCGGCACCACCGATGACCCGATTGACAGCCTGGAGCACCACAAAGCGGTAGCTCAGGACAAAACCTTCTCTATTAAAGTGCTGCCGAGCTGGCGTCCAGACAAAGCATTCAATATCGAACTCGACAGCTTTAACGATTACATGGCGAAGCTGGGTGAAGTTGCCGATACCGATATTCGCCGTTTTAGCGACCTGCAAACCGCGCTGGCCAAACGTCTCGATCACTTTGCGGCTCACGGCTGTAAAGTGTCTGACCACGCGCTGGACGTGGTGCTGTTTGCCGAAGCGGATGAAAGCACGCTGGACAGCATTCTGGCGCGTCGTCTGTCTGGTGAAAGCCTGAGCGAGCTGGAAGTGGCACAGTTTAAAACGGCGGTGCTGGTATGGCTGGGTGCGGAATACGCGCGCCGTGGCTGGGTACAGCAGTACCACATTGGCGCGCTGCGTAATAACAACCTGCGCCAGTTCAAATTGCTGGGGCCGGATGTGGGCTTTGACTCCATCAACGACCGCCCGATGGCTCAAGAGTTGTCGCGCCTGTTGAGCAAGCAGAACGAAGAGAATCTGCTGCCGAAAACCATTCTTTACTGCCTGAACCCGCGTGACAACGAAGTGCTGGGCACCATGATCGGTAACTTCCAGGGTGAAGGGATGCCGGGCAAGATGCAGTTCGGCTCAGGCTGGTGGTTTAACGACCAGAAAGACGGTATGCAGCGTCAGATGACGCAGTTGGCGCAGCTTGGTCTGTTGAGCCGTTTTGTCGGCATGCTGACCGACAGCCGTAGTTTCCTGTCCTACACCCGTCACGAATATTTCCGTCGCATCCTGTGCCAGATGATTGGCCGCTGGGTTGCCGATGGCGAAGCGCCAGCCGATTTACCGCTGCTGGGCGAGATGGTGAAAAACATCTGTTTTGGTAATGCCAAAAATTATTTCGGCATCGAGTTATAA